agaataaaacaggaggaacaaggaggttggtgtttaatcttcattcatctttaatgactgtttgtggtacattatttcaaagttttattaatactgagtttcaagctgctttagatttagtaaattgtaatagaaacaaTATTTAAAGCAGATCAGTCTGTTAAAGTATAGATGGGGCAGCAAAAGCACTTCCAGATCtagtaagaaacatttaaattctgcatagggatgcaccgatatgtatcgaccgatcacttgcgcgttttgtcagtaaagccggttctgtactacacacagccgttgtttaccgacgagctgcgcaaatcaatgttcattatcagcgtGTATTATCTGTAgaatatacggctcaacgtgaaatcacgtacctgatggcatttactgctgattacagaaccggctttactgacaaaacgcgcaagtgatcggtcgatatatatcggtgcatccctaattctgcacagaatttttggtaacattttctatgaagcccctatttataatacattataaagtatttctaaggcattgtaatgaatgcatcataaaaaataaataaataaataaatcttataaTATGTTCtcaaataatcataacaattacaatatactaaagtacttgagtatttggggttctaacttttaagattatgattatttattagacACAATGGGCGGCTAATTAAATCTACGCAATTTTTAATGGACTATAtcctattacaatttttttttttttttacattatatttcattttattatgatAGGCCCCCTGGTCTACTGACTagaagcaactttccaactacactaacactcctttattagtagtattattcgACTTAGGTTAAGtttggctaggtagaaggttcacaaacttgcaaagttacatatcagttttgtcttttggggaaccattaaaatacagtgttagaatatatttagcatactactactaataattattgctagctgtcatgcagttgaatagttacttatcaaaagctgtctaaagggtaccatcaaaataatctaacTAATAATACAAACGTGTCATGTTATCCATTCATCTGATACATTAACTTTTGGCTCTTTgatagatattattattattgttattattattaatacttataaGTGCTCTTTTTATGCTTCCAGTAAAGTGACATGCGTAACGTGGTAATATATGAGacttatgttataactatgaggagataatcacacgcttaaaagctataaccgcaaataaataaaaattacaatacattaaaacagttttatgatacaacatactatacattttttttataatgcactaTGAATTCATTATAGTGCCTTAAGCAtacccttataatgcattataaatacgggctttaAAGAAAGTATGCTGAATTATTTTATGAACAGATCAAACACGGCtgatgcagaaacagtgttaGCTAAAGTCATGTCCAATGCTATTACATCATTAGTTTCAGGGTTTGGACATTTTGGGAGAGAAATTCAAGAACTTTTCAACGAAATTGAAATTTTGCATGCCTCCCGACTCAAGTTTAGTGCTTTGCTGTCAAATGTGTCTTACCAAGAAATAAACATGTAATATTTTTTAGTAACTGCgcttaaacattcaaaacaatagTAATCTTATGGTTGACTTGTTATTCACTTTTTAGCATCAAATGGTGATGTGTTTATGCATTTTGAggtttaaaaacatgttattttccacatactgtacattattgttgctcctctctgccctccctttctgaaacgctttgatTTCCACAAAACTCACTGTTGATGGAAACccaggtgttctctgattggtcagctatcCGTGCTTTGGAATTGGCcggatacctcaagcgtgtgttgGAAATGTTACACCCCTAACCATGTTGTGATACTATTTCTTGGCGCATCGAGACAGAAatgataaaacccattataaactagGCATTTGTTGCATACGTGCAAACTCGTGTTTGaaaagtcagtactgaattctttaaatatgaaaacgtacttgcaGGCCATCAGTCAGATGCACAGACTGTTCATGCAACATTGTGATTGGCCCACTTTATGGGCATAAGgagctccaggtgtgtgttcctGTTGTGTATGCACTTCGAtggattaaatgcagagcacaattcaCCATACTTGACTGTTTCTCTTTCAACTGGTGCAAAACTATTTCCTATTCCTAAagtgtaattataatattactaaagttttttacagaaaaagtttAGTGATTTATGAGTGAACATCCTGTGACAGTCAGTTTTGggttgttttccatttaaaagatCAGTGGAACAGCCCATTAATAAACTGCCCCCTAAATAAAAACTcagaagttaatttttttttatttgatagatAAATGGGGAGTTTTTTCTCTTATTTTCCCTCATCACTTTGAATTCAATTTGATGATTTTTATCCCCTAGGATACATAAAATAGTAGAGATCAGTCTATATAGATTTCCTAAACACTATCATTAGATTATctggatttttttatttctattaattGTATAAAGGCCAACTTAAACACTGTAGGAAACCAGCCGACCAGGATCGGGTTTGGACACcatggtataggatctagcatttCTATGATGCcagttgctttgtgccattaaactggggttaacgtttatttctttgtttttccaccgtagacctaacagcactgaaagaggagaaggaagtactgaatgaaaccgaagagaaagatcagtttgagaatcttcataatTTTGTATCTGGGGGAAAATCAgtttgttccttagagtctgcaaatacttctaaacaaaaaagagcacaaaatacaggaactaggagtaatttcacttgctttcagtgtggacacagtttcactctaaaagaaaaccttaaaaggcacatgagaattcacactggagaaaagccttacacatgcaaacagtgtggaaaaagtttcagtcaaaaaggacactttaacattcacatgagagttcacaatggagagaagccttacacctggagaaaatgtggaaaaagtttctgcaGAAAATTAAATCTTAAAAACCACGTGTGTATTCACACTTTGGAGAGCCTTTTtaactgccaacagtgtggagaaaatttcactcgtaaagaaagccttaacaaacacatgagaattcacactggagagaagccttacacgtgcgaacagtgtggaaagagtttcgctcataaagtaaaccttaacacacacatgagaattcacactggagagaagccttacacgtgcaaacagtgtggaaagagtttcgctcataaagaaaaccttaacacacacatgagaattcacactggagagaagccttacacgtgcaaactgtgtggaaagagtttcactcaaaaaggatgccttaacagacacatgagaattcacactggagagaagccttctacatgcaaactgtgtggaaagagtttcactcaaaaaggataccttaacagacacatgagaatacaTGCTgtagagaaaccttacacatgcaaacagtgtggaaaaggtTTCTGTGGAAAATCAAAACTTAAATACCACATGCGTATTCACACTTTGGAGCgcttttttacctgccaacagtgtggagaaaatttcactcgtaaagaaagccttaccacacacatgagaattcacactggagagaagccttacacgtgcaaacagtgtggaaagagtttcgctcgtaaagcaaaccttaacagacacatgcgaattcacactggagagaagccttacacgtgtgactagtgtggaaagagtttcactcaaaaagtaaGCCTTGGCAAGCACATGAAGATTCATAATCAAAAGAAGCCTTATTAAGGGTTCCAAATGGAATCCTATACAGGGTTTCTACAATGcaattctaattcacattttaaagcaatgtgttttgtccatggtacactttaccgtGTCAACTTGAAATATGGACTATGGACAAATGGACTCTGTCTAcagtgtaagaacttcacatttgaatGTCATGAATTGAAGagagatctcacaggaagtgcactgttttttggttgaagcataaaaaaggacactgttagcattttaacatcagtgtgtatggatttaatttgcacacatCAGTTACTTGCTCATTTCTAGTACCAACATTGGCGGTTTTGAGGAAGGCTTTAATagtcatattttggaaccattcctaaaggactgtattaggaattgtcttTTAGGATTGTCTTGTAGACCTTTTTTCTGAACGCGGAAGTCACGCCTGactaaatttttagcattttcTATGTCTCATGTCAAAGTAGCGTATAAtccgagctgttaatctaatgttaaacctataaaaatgtttttaaaaagcacattgcTCCCTAGCACCATCACTTTGCAATGACCATCATTTGTCATTGCCTCACTTTTAGGTTTAAACTTTATTGTAAAACAATcattgttgaataaaaaaaaaactgttacaaattattgtcctatttttcttacaaaaaaaaaacaagagtaataataatagtcGGACATACGTACATAATGTGGCTGCGTTCGAAAGCGCATACTggatgagtaggtacttaatttcaataagtacttacttaatgatcgctaaaagagtacgtactctacagccaaatctcgttgagtatggatgtgatctgcacgtcttccgccatgttgacgttatcatgtgaccaacgacgttataacaagtgcaacaacttaacatatagcgacaggtttaattcatctttctataaatattttgatattgatgaaatttgttcattttgtgatcatgttgaagaaacagctgttcttttattgtgattgtagtataacatatatgttttgggttcatttaggtttttgtattttttaattctaaaataaatattttttgtcaggaaaacccaaattctttattttttgaatatgttttttttttgtattcaaaattgtttatccacacgcaaaactagcctaaattcttgttgaatttctcttttcatccctgaggcttaacaaaaacaacaaatccattttttgataaactataatgttaataatttgattcagagatatttaatcatatttccgtGTATATAATCGCATTCTTTGATGTgagcaagcctaatagttatgttttcaggttttttcattatgattgttcattgttaaagataaataccatctttccctgaaCCTGTAATAATAAgttatgttttataataataaaaagaaaataagcacaacagatGCTCAAATaactcatagcatcagtaacacaatgACCCTACCttgtacatcttcctccatgtttgcaatatctgcacaaaggaaacgtggatcagctgctcgaagatcttgtgtttggtgcataacaaaataataaacgattctagcattaaaaagtataataaataaaggtaaaatcataataaaataataataataataatagtagtcagtccagcccatggtattttcttttataaccgacctggccccccattaaagaaaataaaaatatgtggcccgctcagaaaaaagtttggggacccctgctctagatgctctcgctggctctggGCTCATTGATGATGAAgaggccacagcaacatctggtccagatgaggcaaagggcaggtggagtgatggagggtctcatcgatggcacttgactatttatttccaggatgctgctgtggatttctcttttctcactgcacacaccagtctgcagacatttcagatcatacaaagatgcacaaatacaatacaaaagctgtcattttaacagcacaatgtcattagatctctgtattagaagtaacaaacaaaatgaacaatctttatattaagtttcagattttactttttttcctgtaaatgctgctgtcatctttttttttcaggtcctgctccaccacaaaatatctgcaacaaaggcacagaaatcaagaatcagaaaagtggtGTAATAGCTctgcttaatttatttttttattttttattaaatattattaataaactgcaacttaaggtttaaaatatgttttattgatgtctgtagtgtactcactcaaagcctttgatggcagcactgctttaTCAGTCATTCTTCACCTGACAAGCATACTTgcctcatctgtccctgtaacatccagccaagattcagttccctctgattcgtgtgctcaatactacatttatgaggtagctgttgtgttaattggtttatcatcaaattcaaatgctcctgaatttatcaacagtactattagacaaatgaaacagataactcatgtttagttactatatgtacatgtgtttatttacataacattaatctaaagcagtgttggcaacagtgaattctacattaactcaaataatgtccatcactcatttagatgtctgtttcGTGTTGTGATGggctcatttaattctctcagaactTATTCCTGTccgttgttaaacatttagtaatcatatttaagatgtctatggtagctatacgtaataaaacgtgttttacagcgagaTCAGAAATATACTTTAGCATTACTGTCTAACgtcttggcaccttatgcaaatcaacagtttacgatacagtagctcaacaaatatgattttaagACAGTGAACCGTGTTTCGGTTTGCACCCTGGTcgcgttttggcctcctgtggcctcctgggattgaaaagtgtgcatcagatgaacacttcagaatctgggctgaagcagtagggatttctcgcctactcttatgaatactgaggtttcgaaggtacttctttcttcacgtactctttttccctaatatatagtaggtaagtaggcatattcgaacgcactttaagtataCGTTTGTCCGAATCTAGTGAGAATTAGTccactcgcctactaattctcgcctactcttttatgaatactgaacattcaaacatacttttttcctcgcctactgctttttacctactatatagtatggaagtatgcggtttcgaacgcagcgcctctcttttaagcgtaccagcacctttcccgcctctggatgttttgaccctctgagtcaccctcccgacagccttgcttTTGATTTGACGccatggcttagttggttaaagtgcctgtctcgtaaacaggagatccagcgctcgaatcccagcgatgcctttggttgcgcgccacaatacagccgacgtcgtgctttaccaaaaaaatgggcagcgaatggggacacagaggagcttgagttgtgatttttgccattttcttAAGCCCATCATGCGCAGTGTTgcaatcggacagcagaaaccatttggagGCCTCCTGTTCCCAGcgtaaattgtttttaaaaaaaaagtcaatcatatttaaaaggtagcaaaacatgcccaagaaccaattcagtgaggtatggcaataactgtcttgcatcaagtggaggaaGCAGGACGTACAAAGTGTTtattcatgcatcgtctaagccGCCATCCCCACGATTAACATGtgggttggcgccgtggcttagttggttaaagcgcctgtctagtaaaccgGAGATCCTGgtttcaaatcccagcggtgccttgcaaatggcagcttggatctttttgccctcccttggacctgaggcccttacagtgcctctgcctttcaaacaaCACTGGGcactgcaattgtgcagagacccgagggcctgtccttcctgcagagagagaacGCGCTCTTTTACTGTTGGACGGTCACAGACCTGGAAGGTCAGCCTGGGTTTGAATCCCAGCAATGCCtctggttgcgcaccacaatacagccaacgtcgtgctttaccaaaaaacagaCGGCGAAATGGAGACACAtagaagctcgaggacagcgggcagcttgccttgcaacactaccctctcacgtgcttttgaaggatagcatcgtaggctaacgggtcccaccaaggaggcgccgtggcttagctggtcaaagcgcctgtcttgtaaagaggagatcctgggttcaaatcccagcggtgccttgggcggttttccagtccagcaaacgcaagcttttccgatagcgagtggttaattttgcaaaacacagttgtcggcaaacgccttaaagctgtccagcgcccgatCAGCCAAcgcctggcctcttctctggaagcctggattgtcagagtcgccctcccggagggctaatgtgctgcccggctagtctagtaaacaggagatcctgcgttcgaatcccagcgatgcctttggttgcacgccacaatacagccaattttcaatacagctttcaaagggctttacaagttcccagtgacccttattccttggatgggatgatgaagagccctttgaagctgcattgacaattaattttggaccttcaacctgttggctcccatcgaaatatgtagaaaaaatcctggaaggttttcctcaaaaacctttttgacagaaaaagagacataagcatcttgaatgacagaggggtgagtgaattatcaacaggaaatatttgtgtcagaattgatctaaaaactgaataaatacaaaaccaacacATATACAAAATTATCAAGacttaacaattttattagtttcagatgtaaatttagattattgaattttcgCTACTAGTTATTCaagttattatagttattataacTATACTAGTTatttctatctcatccacatcattttattttaatccacaatattctactgactcccatgggctccaaacacagtggtgtccaaaattattagaacactagtatttttaccagctaaaaaggattttaattcagtcatgtttatcttttgctgtagtgtttcaatgggtaatttattttatatttctaaacattaattttgccattaaatgtaataatccagtaagacttttgtttgacaacagccagtgctccaaacagagatctgatcttatcatcatccattctgcacagaatgacagaacaaactgagacagattgaatctagaagaactgtggcaacgtctccaagatgcttcaagaggcccacctgcaaacctgaaaaactatccgcaagtgcacctagtgcaaaagctgctttaaacacaggatgatggtcacaccaaatgttgatttaatttagttaaaagaagttaattgataaagaaaacatttatgatatttttatcaacattctcattttacagaatttgtacacaagtgaaAAATACTATGAACttccctttaaaaataaaattaatgttagtgtgtcttaacgttagaaatgaatacttacttcctctgaagatcatgtattagaagattttcattcccaaatcTTCAGGATCATaaggaggaaacacacacacaagcattcaattaaattaaaatgaatttgtttgataagacattatctacttactgacagacatgggcttacgaaaatgtactcaccagctccataccaaatctgcacagctgatccaaaatcctggtttacatatagtattcttctccatggagtccaatgatcatactttcaggtcctctctctgtcagatgagttcacataacagtgttcttaggttaagttactcattttgaagttctgtcacattttgtgagtttgatcttaaaactagcatgggtgcacgatatgactatattatttcacaatagtaatatatcacagtatagttatttataatattgtatttcattcaacatacgatcaaagtagcaaattgacgttac
Above is a genomic segment from Garra rufa chromosome 2, GarRuf1.0, whole genome shotgun sequence containing:
- the LOC141325583 gene encoding uncharacterized protein; this translates as MEFVKVESEENMSELETWRIKQEEPELLRIKLEEPEPLRIKQEEPELLRIKQEEPELLRIKQEEPEPLRIKQEEQGDLTALKEEKEVLNETEEKDQFENLHNFVSGGKSVCSLESANTSKQKRAQNTGTRSNFTCFQCGHSFTLKENLKRHMRIHTGEKPYTCKQCGKSFSQKGHFNIHMRVHNGEKPYTWRKCGKSFCRKLNLKNHVCIHTLESLFNCQQCGENFTRKESLNKHMRIHTGEKPYTCEQCGKSFAHKVNLNTHMRIHTGEKPYTCKQCGKSFAHKENLNTHMRIHTGEKPYTCKLCGKSFTQKGCLNRHMRIHTGEKPSTCKLCGKSFTQKGYLNRHMRIHAVEKPYTCKQCGKGFCGKSKLKYHMRIHTLERFFTCQQCGENFTRKESLTTHMRIHTGEKPYTCKQCGKSFARKANLNRHMRIHTGEKPYTCD